CGCAGGTACTCCGTTCAATTTCCATCGCAGCGGTCAtctcgatgagctgagGATACaatatttgaaaaaatcagcACAGCTTAAGACCGTGGAGGAGGACTCTGAGTTCTCGATGTCGAAATCTGTGGAAGAAGCAAGGCAAACTGAGGCTTACAAGAAGGTGTCCTATATACCGCTTTTGGCCATCGATGCGTCTCCAAAAGCCTGGTTGCACGACTATGGGGTGTTTGGAAAGCAGGCCTACCTCGATCGAGTATGGGAGTCGATCGAATGGAACGTCGTCGAGTCCAGATTGCCCAAACAAGCCGTATCGTACGGCCTCTTTTGATCTCTCAACAACCTGTAAATACTTGCCGTACAGTATGAAAAAAATAGATATCTATGTAATAATCTGATTCAAGCCTTCCTACCGactttcaagctcttgaCTCTTCTTAGTAATTTGTTCCCAGTAGATTCCTTCCTTAAGCTGTCATCGAAACGTACGCCGACGTACTCGTCTTCACCGGCCTCTTCACCGTTTTCAAGATGTCCACTATGTGTCTTTGCCAGCACCAGTGGCTCTGTTGTGCTCCTGATGGTGCTCCCGCTCCTCCTTACACCGCTATTCGTGGTTCCGCCCACCTGCAGCCTCTGAGTAAgcgacttcttcctctgtACGCCGCTGGTGCGCGTTTGGTGGCTGTGGTTCCTGATATCCTCACGAATGGCTGCATTAGAAGCAGGCGCACCATCGAGGAACGTAGTGGACCCAAGTCCTGCCGTGGTAGGGCCGTGAACCAACTGCGATTTCCCCTTAACGTCAAACTGCGTCACAGTCTTAGCGTTTGGCTTAATCGCATCCAGGGTGCTCGTGCTACCGTTTGAATCTACCATCGCGCGTACCGTGCGATTTGCGCCTCTGGTCTTGTAAAgttcatcgtcgtcatcgaccTCCTCTCTGCCAAACACCTCATTCAGCGCAGATTTCTTCGCAGACGCTCCGCCAATGCTGTTGTTAGGACCATCTGCCGGGAATGCCAAGACGGGTGCAGCCTTGGAGTTCTTGTTTCTATGAGGCGTGCAAGCATCGAACGGACCGTCATGATGGAAAGATCCGCCAAACAGACCCGTGACGTCCATCTTATCGATTGTATCGACGTTCTTCGGAACCACTGCCGGcttgcccttcttcttatccttGTGAGACGAGCCACGGTGGCCATGGCCACTACGCTCCCGGTCGCCGTCACCGCGAGAGCGGTGATGGCGATGGCGATGCGACCGGTGGCCGCTAGAGCCCTCCTTCTCCCTCGGATATCCACTTTCTGACTTTTTTGAGCCCGCTACCTCGTCATACGAGGGTGGCAAGTCTCCTCCACTCCCGCTCACGTTGCGTTCCTCCTTGTATCTGTCACGCAAACGCTCCTTCTCTTCCCTCGCAGTAGGATAACTCCTCGTCGGCCGACTTCCCTTCACCGGATACGATCCGGGCTTGCTGCCATCCCTGCTACCTCCGCTCACGTCATCCAAGAACGGATTGTTCGACGGTGGTGACATACTGTTCGTTCTATCAACACAAGGCGTCCTCTGTTAGTACTCACAGCACACTATAAGCTTGCAACCGGCAGGAAAAGTATCCAGTAActtgatctcttgaagctcCTCATTCCAGATCTTGAAACAAGGTTTCCTCCAGTAGCCCCTTTCTCGACTTATCCTGTCGCGCCTCGCAGCAACAAGGCTACGACAAACGTCGAGGCTCGAACCCTGCCAGAAGGCGGCCAAGGCCCTGAAACAGACGAGAAACGGTCACCGTCACCTGGAATCCCCCTTTTCCTGCCACTCCGGGCGTTGCGAGGCCCTGCTTCAAAACGTCAATACATACCTGTTGCTTGTTGGTCTCGGAGACGGTCCTCTGGGACTGTGACGGTCAGTGAAAatctcctcttcctcctcgaTAGAGTTGGTGAAACTAGTGCTCGAACGTGcgcttccttctcttgcgTATGGTGACTGAACCGCGTTGTCGCGTACCCACTCTTGGAACTGTCTATCAGCACTGTACTGGTTCAAACTCGCGTCTCCCGTAGCGTTTCTGAATGGGTTGTTGGAAGAGAATGGTCGGCTGCTGCCAGCGGCTCGCTGGCTGCCGGATCTACTGATCATGTTCTACACGCGCAGTCAGGTCTTGCAAGTTCGTTCTACGCGTCCGAAGAGCTACCTGATGGTGGTGTAGCCTTGCTCGATCTCGCCGGGATGGTTTCAAGTCCAAGAACGGCCTACTGCTGACAACAGGTGTCGAGACTCTCTTCATCGCGAGTCTGGAGGGTCTTACTCAGAGCTTGGTAAAAAATTCACCAGAGATTTTAACATCAGTACATCGCACTATATGGACGTCTAGGATCAGCACTAGATCGAAGACGTGGTCTGGCTTGGAGGTCCAATTGGCCTCCTGATGGATGGCTGTGGTGTCCGCGTGCGCTGTCTTGATCTATATAGATTTGTATTAGAATTGGACAAACTTTTGGTGCATGTCTTCTTGCGCAGCGTTGCCGTTCTGGGACGCGGACGAGTGGTTGATCTTGACGTAGTCCTCTTTTTTGAGCTTCTCCTGTATGAGTCGGTGGAGCTGGACGAGATAGTTGTCGTTCGACTCGATCTTGCTGACGGACTTGTCTTCGCAGAGGATCTGGCCCATGACAGAGCTGTAATATTGGTCCACGTTGGGTCTGAGCAGCTCGATGGGCAGCGTGGACCTGTTGGTGAGCTGGCACCAGTTTCTGATCAGGGCATGAGCCTTTTCATTGACCTGGGTGGGTACCTGGGGCAGCGACGCGCCGAACAGCGAGACCTGTCCCACCGGGATGTCCTCATCTACTTGCAGCAGATCGAGCAGCAGCATTCTGTTGGTGTTCTCGTTGAACCACAGGTACACCTTCTCGCCCTGGAAGATCAAGTAGCAGCCGCCGTTGGTGATGCTGGCATGGGCGTTCCTCACGGTCAAGTTCTCGACTGAACTGCTAGACACTTGGAGCAACTTTTCAGCCGTGTCGTAGAAGGTAAGATCGGTCTCGTCTAGCAACACATGAAGTGGCACGATTTGCGGGTAGAGTTTGTAGGAGAGTTGCGCGCTGTTCAGGGTCTTGAAGTGATAGAGGTCGTAGCAACGATCATTACCGCGAGTGCTGTGAATGTTGGGAGCCATCAATGGGCTCTTTTCAAAGGCTAGCATGAAAGTGGGCAAGGTCTTCAGCGCATCGGGCAACACGAGCTGTGTACTCAAGCTGACGCCGGCGAGCGCCTTGTACTGAGTCAAAATATCCACCATTTTGTTATCGATAGTCTTTCTGATGGCGTTGAAGTCACAATCGCCCAAGGATGAGATCACGTCCTTGATCATGATCCGCATCGCAACGTTTTGATCAACGAACTGAAAGACTTCCCTGATATTCCCAGATACCTTCGCATTGCTATTGATCGAACGAACTTTTCTATTACCATCGATGTCAGTATAGAGCAACGCAGCTTGGAATGATACGGTGTTGCCTACCTTCAGCTTTTGGTCCAGTTTCAGCAACACATCGACAGTGGTGTCTGTGGTCAACACTGGTAACATTGGATCTCGGTTTGTGTTGCCAGCAGACTCGAGATAATATTGATAGATGGAAAGGTCTGTCGAAGAACGTACTTTCAGTAGCGCTTGATAACCAACGATGCTCGACACGTGCTGAAGCATGTCGTTGACCAGGACGAACTCGTCTCTATCCTGGGTGAAATTTGGATAATATTTTAGAGTACCGCAAGTAGCCTCCACCGGATACCCTACAGTGACCATGTCAATGAACACCGAAGTCGTCAGGAAAAGGTCAAGCGAAATGTAAGATCTCGCGAACTCATGCCCCAACTTTGTATAGAACTCATTATCGCACCTCATGTGCTTTTTCGTTGCGTCATCCTTCCTGAGCGTCAGATTACCATTTCCCACTGTAGGCATAGAATTTAGAGAACAGATAATCTTACCGCCCTGGCCTTTGGTCACGGTATCAAGAGCGAGTTTCGCTGCTTGAAGAGCCGAACCATAGCAGTTCTGCACAACATGGTAGAGCTTGCCCATAGAAATATAACTCATTATTTTCTTTAAAGTGTCATCGATGATCCTTGCGGACTCTTGTGGGTTCACGAATAAACCCTCGCAAAATGGCAAGAAAACATCATTCAAGTCTCCAATAATGTATTCTTGAGCTGTCTCCAGAGTAGGACTTAAGTTAAAGAACCTAATTCTGCTGTCAAAGGCCATGATAGCAACTTTGCAATTAGGTTGGAAATCAGAAATGTGCTCTATGCAAGTCTTGACACCCTCCACCACGGCAATGGAACTACCGTTTTCATTTGCCAGAAGAGATATATCCACTAAAAAGACGTAATGTAGCGGCAATGGCTTTTCGCCTTGGATGGCGTTGTAAACGTCGGGAACCAAAAAGTCGACGCACCCTCTAACGAGTTCTGGATTGGCACCATTAACAGCTCCATGCGGATCAACTGCCATGGGGGGATAAGTGTCAATGGGGACTTGCGTCTTCACCTCGCAAATGTTACATAATGCGGTGGAGTCATAGCCCATGCGGAATCCAGGATTCACGTATGCGCGACAACGTCTGCAACGCAGTGGTCCCTGATCCTTCGAATTGTCCACTACCGGAACTGTTTCTTCAGGGATTATCCGAGCGAATGGCTGAACAGTCAAGCCTAAGGGAAGCTTGGTTGCAGACCTCAGACGTTCATCTGCAGGCACACAATTCATGGATAAGCTCATAAAGCGTGGATCACACACTCCATGGTCTGCTCCATAAAACTGAGTTGTTGGCAAAGGTGGCACAGAGTCTCTAGCGGTATCATATGTGCGAGTCAAGTAGCGAATTTGGTCTTCCCATCTCTGTGCCGCCACCAAGTGTGAAGAGGAAACGTGTGCATCTGGTTCTGGACTGCCATGCTGGGGTTGCAAACCGGGTTGCTGTTGACCCATCATTGATTGACTAGCGGCCAATAGTCCTGGCGTACTTACTGAAGCTTGCGGCATTCCCATCGGCGAGAAAGTCTGACCTTCATTGTTCGAGAGACGACCGTCAGGACCAGGAGATTGCGTTGCAAATGGCGTTGCTGGTGCACTGACTCCCGTGGCGAGGTTGTGGTATGCCCTGTTTGGTCTACGGCTCTTTCTCGATCCGCTTTGCTGACCCGACTGATTAAGAGAAAGGTTTGAGATCTCTCTGCTAAGACCGTCCTGTTCCATTTCAATTTCGAATTGCACAGATTCCCAAACAGACTCTCGACCACTTGCTACGTCCTGTCCTTCCAACCAAGTTGTTTGGTTTGCAAGTCACTAAGACAAAATAACCGAACAATGCTCGCGTGTCAATACAAGttggtgaaatttcacttTTAACTGTTAAAATCAATGCAATTGTGAGCCCTGGGTTCCTATATCTATTATACATAAAATCTGGCGAGAATCGTCACAGTAGGACTGCAAGCAGAACAAGCAGCAGTAATGCGAGCACTTGACGGGGGAACTTCCCTCTGGGTTCGAGCACGCAGGCTGGCACAGACGAATGGCCAGCGTTGTTCTTGGTCGCTCCACCGAGATATTTGGAGGAGCTCACGATGGAAGAAATCACGAGGCTTTCGTAGGCCGTCTCGCTCGTTTTGCTGGAAGGCGTAGTCCTGGAAGTTTGGTAAAAAGAGCGACCTGTGGAAATGAGTCCATCGGAGTCGATGGTACCGGTGAATATATCCGGTATGTTGCTTGTCGCACTTGGCACTGCAGCGGGTATGAGGGTCATGGTCATGGAAGTATTTCGGGATTCCGCATACGGTATGTGGCCAGATGAAATGGCGCGTATCGCGGAGGCGGATGTGGAGGTCTGTGCCGCTTCTGAACTGGAGGCggatgatgacgaggagCTGTCAACTTTTTTTGCCTGAGCTAGAGCAATTGCGTTGTCCTCGAGGTCGAATACCGTGTAGGCATTTTTCAGAAAGGGACCGCCCAAGATGTTGAATCCGATGGTGGACTTGGATCCCATCGCCAAGAGGCAAGCCTCCGCCCCATTCGAAAAATGAATAGTTGTGTTGCTGTTAACGTCAAACGTGGTCACCAAAAAGTCCTCCAGCGGAACTCTAATGGACATATCTCCAAAAGAGAAGTCCAATTGAACGTCGTAGCTCGCCACTGAACAAGCGACTACCCACCTGCCTAGCGCCTCAACATAAGTCGCACCTATTTGGACCGCGATCTGAATAATAGCGTCTATAGGCAGATAGCTGGTGCTATACCTGGAGTCGAGGAGAACAGGCTCGACAAACTCTTCTGCTGTCACGTTCAGACTCTTCCCGGTGGCTGAGTTAATGTAGATAGTGCCCAGCGGCAATATTGGGTAGCTACTTGACTCAAGATGAGTTTCCGGATCGATGTAGGGAATCGTCTTGAACATATGCAGCCTCCCTGTGAAGAGCGTGGGGTCAACTGCACCGAGTATCAGCTTTCCGCAGTCCCCCAGCGTGCCAGACGGTAGCTTCCGTAACGAATAAGGGACATTATCGGCACCAAACCATAGAGAATAGGATGGAGACGCTATAATTCCCAGGTCGGTCAAACgatccaagaagaaaaagctgctGTCGAACTTAGTGCTATCCGTCTCCGATAACTGGTCTGTTATTTTTCCACCTAGTCCCAAAGATCCCTTGTTTAAGGCAGCAGATGCGTTagcttcgaagaaagatataTTCGAGATAGAGAGGTAGTCGGGAGCCACCACCGCCGTCGACGACAAATTGATCGAGTGAGTCTCTGGTACGTTCTCGCCGGGAAACGCCAGAGCTGTGAAATTCATAGTGTCCATTACTGCTGGGCCGCTGATGTCGATCCCGTCCATGAAGTTGAAATCATAGACATGCCCATCGTTTAGACGAACTGCAGTCTCGGACCCGTTCAAGCTTT
The sequence above is drawn from the Torulaspora globosa chromosome 5, complete sequence genome and encodes:
- the PAL2 gene encoding Pal2p (ancestral locus Anc_5.399); this translates as MSPPSNNPFLDDVSGGSRDGSKPGSYPVKGSRPTRSYPTAREEKERLRDRYKEERNVSGSGGDLPPSYDEVAGSKKSESGYPREKEGSSGHRSHRHRHHRSRGDGDRERSGHGHRGSSHKDKKKGKPAVVPKNVDTIDKMDVTGLFGGSFHHDGPFDACTPHRNKNSKAAPVLAFPADGPNNSIGGASAKKSALNEVFGREEVDDDDELYKTRGANRTVRAMVDSNGSTSTLDAIKPNAKTVTQFDVKGKSQLVHGPTTAGLGSTTFLDGAPASNAAIREDIRNHSHQTRTSGVQRKKSLTQRLQVGGTTNSGVRRSGSTIRSTTEPLVLAKTHSGHLENGEEAGEDEYVGVRFDDSLRKESTGNKLLRRVKSLKVGRKA
- the SFB3 gene encoding Sfb3p (ancestral locus Anc_5.400); the protein is MEQDGLSREISNLSLNQSGQQSGSRKSRRPNRAYHNLATGVSAPATPFATQSPGPDGRLSNNEGQTFSPMGMPQASVSTPGLLAASQSMMGQQQPGLQPQHGSPEPDAHVSSSHLVAAQRWEDQIRYLTRTYDTARDSVPPLPTTQFYGADHGVCDPRFMSLSMNCVPADERLRSATKLPLGLTVQPFARIIPEETVPVVDNSKDQGPLRCRRCRAYVNPGFRMGYDSTALCNICEVKTQVPIDTYPPMAVDPHGAVNGANPELVRGCVDFLVPDVYNAIQGEKPLPLHYVFLVDISLLANENGSSIAVVEGVKTCIEHISDFQPNCKVAIMAFDSRIRFFNLSPTLETAQEYIIGDLNDVFLPFCEGLFVNPQESARIIDDTLKKIMSYISMGKLYHVVQNCYGSALQAAKLALDTVTKGQGGKIICSLNSMPTVGNGNLTLRKDDATKKHMRCDNEFYTKLGHEFARSYISLDLFLTTSVFIDMVTVGYPVEATCGTLKYYPNFTQDRDEFVLVNDMLQHVSSIVGYQALLKVRSSTDLSIYQYYLESAGNTNRDPMLPVLTTDTTVDVLLKLDQKLKVGNTVSFQAALLYTDIDGNRKVRSINSNAKVSGNIREVFQFVDQNVAMRIMIKDVISSLGDCDFNAIRKTIDNKMVDILTQYKALAGVSLSTQLVLPDALKTLPTFMLAFEKSPLMAPNIHSTRGNDRCYDLYHFKTLNSAQLSYKLYPQIVPLHVLLDETDLTFYDTAEKLLQVSSSSVENLTVRNAHASITNGGCYLIFQGEKVYLWFNENTNRMLLLDLLQVDEDIPVGQVSLFGASLPQVPTQVNEKAHALIRNWCQLTNRSTLPIELLRPNVDQYYSSVMGQILCEDKSVSKIESNDNYLVQLHRLIQEKLKKEDYVKINHSSASQNGNAAQEDMHQKFVQF
- the YPS7 gene encoding putative aspartic endopeptidase (ancestral locus Anc_5.401), whose protein sequence is MYAVLLKAWCLFVIFLRCGWCQSNSSDDSLSGSGDAGFPIIVLGKDESTLWYANVSFGTPNVQKSLRVDIGQPYTWLLKSLNGSETAVRLNDGHVYDFNFMDGIDISGPAVMDTMNFTALAFPGENVPETHSINLSSTAVVAPDYLSISNISFFEANASAALNKGSLGLGGKITDQLSETDSTKFDSSFFFLDRLTDLGIIASPSYSLWFGADNVPYSLRKLPSGTLGDCGKLILGAVDPTLFTGRLHMFKTIPYIDPETHLESSSYPILPLGTIYINSATGKSLNVTAEEFVEPVLLDSRYSTSYLPIDAIIQIAVQIGATYVEALGRWVVACSVASYDVQLDFSFGDMSIRVPLEDFLVTTFDVNSNTTIHFSNGAEACLLAMGSKSTIGFNILGGPFLKNAYTVFDLEDNAIALAQAKKVDSSSSSSASSSEAAQTSTSASAIRAISSGHIPYAESRNTSMTMTLIPAAVPSATSNIPDIFTGTIDSDGLISTGRSFYQTSRTTPSSKTSETAYESLVISSIVSSSKYLGGATKNNAGHSSVPACVLEPRGKFPRQVLALLLLVLLAVLL